The following is a genomic window from Rhinatrema bivittatum chromosome 12, aRhiBiv1.1, whole genome shotgun sequence.
AGTGGTGACGTGGCACTGGGGGCTCTGTGCCACCCAGACCCGTCCCCGAGGTGCCTTAACCCTTGGATGTGCACATGAACACGGTGCCCACGTATGCATTAACTCTTTAGTGGACTCCCTGAACTTCAGACCTGATTTCTTGCTTGCAAGGGTCCTGCAGCGCTTtttgtgcaggatataaaatccCTGGGATGAACCACATTCTGCAGACTGCCTTGCaggtttttgcactttttttttttttgcatttctttaaTCGGAAACTTTTAACTGATtactgataaattaaaaaaaacaaatgaatttgCTGAGTATTTGTCAGTAATAGCAAATGTTGATGAGAAAAGTTCTTTACTGAGGAGTAAGTGTAATATTTTTGGCTAAAAGGGTGTTTGAGCTGGACTCCGTCATGGAGAGCTGCCTGACTGCGGGCTGTATTAAATAGGacgctgatccagtcctggtgttAGCCCCCGCCCGCCTGCAGGGCCTCACTTCTGCCTTGTGCAGAGAATTAGTCCGGATATGGGTTGGgcgtaaaaccaggactggatcagcttctGACCACATGAAGCCAGCAGGGAGAGTTGACTATTTATTTTCCTCAGTTCTGTTTGAGagcatttaaaatcagcccccaAACGGATGTTTCACCAATACTTTCATGTTTTGCCCCCCGTTTCAGTAAATAAATCTGTTGAAAGCACATGCACTGCAGTTACAAACAATGGATACGAAGTTTCTATattatgccccctccccccacccacatcTGATTTTTGGATTTACAGGTATGTCCAGAGTCTTTTGGATATCCTGGAGTTCCTGCACAAGAGCCCTGAGGACCAGGGCACCCTGGGGAAGTGAGTTTCCTGGGCAATGCTGGGGGAGTGCCTTTGAGCATGCACGGGCTGTCACTGGTTTGGCGTTTCTGTTCTAAGGGTCACTGTTGCTTTCCCCCCTCCTCTTACCATGccctctgtctcctctctccccatctcgCCGTGCCCCTCTTTCTCCTCTGTCTGTATCCCTTTCTCCAACTCCAGCTTATTAACGTGCATCTTTCTGTTTCCAGCTTCACCGATGCTCTTATCACCATCCGGAATCGCCACAATGATGTGGTGCCAACCATGGCCCAGGGCGTGATAGAGTACAAGGAGGCTTTTGGTGACGACCCGGTCACTAACCAGAACATTCAGTACTTCCTGGATCGCTTCTACCTGAGTCGAATCTCCATCCGCATGTTAATCAACCAACACAGTAAGAACGGGTGGGGGAGAGGCAGCAGTGGGCAGTAGAGCTCCTGGCTGCAGCACTCGGCAGGCCTCCAGGGCATCGGGGCGACAGTAAAAGTGATGGGCACTACCCATGTTTGGCGAGACATTTGGAAATGGGTGGTAGTGTGATGGCTGCCGTGATTTGGTTCCTGGAAATATCCGAGCCCTCCTGAGTCTCTGGGCTACCTCCCATTTTATCGCCTTCCTGGTCTCCCAGTGTCTCACTTGTTTACTGTTACTTAGCGATCCGTAACAGAGGACATCTGGAGGGGGAGGACAGGGATTGCGTAATTCCCACCCCCACACATAACTTTCAGGGACTTAGCAAAGCGCAGTGCCATAATTAGCCTTGctgtcctcttttttttattagctgaattgtttcttctccctctcccttcctcctaggAAAACCATTTTCTCTGCCTCTCTCCGTTCAAGTCAAGAAACtttattaatgtttattatttacaTTCATAAATTGCTTCTCCAAACAGCTCAAAGCaatgcattcagtgaaaaaggaCAGGAGAAGTGCACAGGCTCATATTCCCAGGTGCTGGGGCTATGCGGTATTTGTCTCTGGTCAGATCGTATTTCTGGCCTGGGAACCGGATGCAGCATTCTCCCGTTTCCCCCGGCTTTTACAGAATAattcctgctctttttttttttttgcttttctctgtCAGGTTTGGGATGTGTGCAGCTCTgatattttgcacagtacaggaggaaataaATGTCTCTTTCTGCAGTGTTGTACCGCATGAAGAGTCAAACTTCTTgggggttccagttcagttttcatcTAACTTGtggccttttttgtttttatacacgTTTGCAATTTCAGTCTGCCTGTCTTTCTGATCCTCTGCTCGAGGCATATCGTTAATATGATCTCTCACTctatctccctcttcccccttcagCTCTCATTTTTGATGGTGCCATGAACCCAGCCCACCCCAAGCACATTGGCAGCATCGATCCAAACTGTGACGTGACTGAGGTGGTCAAAGGTATGTGGGGGAGGGGTCTCTCACTTCTGACTCCAAGTGCCTTTGCTTGGGGTGTCTTTTTTGATTTTCGGTTCTCATCATTGTGGGGCTATGTCCAGTGCATTAAGcagctctccccctcctctctctttctttctcagatGCCTATGACATGGCTAAAATGCTCTGTGATAAATATTACCTGTCCTCCCCTGAGCTAGAAATCCAGGAGGTTAATGGTGAGTAGCTGTGCGCGGATGTCTGTATTTCTGTCTGCGTGATCAGTCTATCTGCATATCTATGCATTTGTGTCTCCCTGTATGAGTGCGTTTGTGTATGGGTATAGCACGTCTGCATGGACGGTataagtattagagatgtgcatttgttttagacGAATTAacttcaatgaaattgtctaattcgtcctgtttcgggaacgccccgaaacaaacaaacaattcgCCGAAATGTGCGAAAAATTtgaatttcgtgttagtgcgcactaacatgcaATTAGAGaaatacgccccccccccccccccgaaatgtgGGAAAAACGAAGGATGAACCGATACAATGTATAAAaacaatacacatctctaataagtatATGTTTGTGTGGTGGGAGACTGTTTACAATTCGTGTACATGCAAGCTTCCCCATTGGTGCTCACTTGGTGGAACAGATGTGTGTGAGTGTTGCTGGTGGGAAGGGTTTTGCAGTGACACTGGAGAAGGTGTGAGTTTTCAATTACCAGAGATGCTTGGGTCTTAGGCTTTCCTTTCAGCTCCTATTCTTCACTCCACAGCTAACAACGCCAGGCAGCCCATCCGCATTGTGTATGTCCCATCTCACCTCTACCACATGCTCTTTGAACTTTTCAAGGTAGGCTCGATTGAATGTGGGAGTCTTTGCTGGGTCTGGtatctgtctgtctctcacacttcACAGTTGGTCCTGATCTCACTGCTGTGTCCGTTTTCTCTGCAGAACGCCATGCGAGCTACGGTGGAGAGTCAGGAGTCCAGCCTCTCGTTGCCTCCTATCAAAGTCATGGTGGCCTTGGGAGGAGAAGATGTGGCCATTAAGGTAGAGACTAGTGGAAAGCTTCTCCAGGGGTAAGGGGAGGGGGTATTCCCATGGCTCAGTCCGCCGAGTTTGATGGTTCTCTTTGTTATCTTGTGTAGATGAGTGACCGAGGCGGCGGGGTCCCGCTGCGGAAAATTGAGAGGCTCTTCAGTTACATGTATTCCACAGCACCTACCCCGCAGCCTGGCACAGGAGGCACCCCTCTGGTACGTAGCTCCTCTACTCAGCCAGTTTCTGTCCAGCCAGATTGACCCATTACTTTTCCAGCCAATCGCATTCAAAGAATTAAAACAAGTCTAGAAATTTGCCCCACTATTGGGCAAGTGACTAGAGATTGGAATTGGTCCAAGTCTTCCTACAGAGAATTGTAGTGGTATCGCTGCATACAGTGTGTGTACCGAACCCATGCCTCACGCCTGAGGTTGCCTGAAGACCCCCCTTGGGGGCCAGGCTGAACCGTCTATGGGATTTGGTCCCCTTCTGTCCTGCAGCCAGGTGCCAGTGATTCAGAGTCTGCCAGTCCATCCTGCTCTGCCTAGATCCACTTGTTCCAACAGCATCTTGCATTCTTCTTGTGCCCTTCAGGCTGGCTTTGGCTATGGTTTGCCCATCTCTCGTCTCTATGCCAAATACTTCCAGGGGGACCTGCAGCTGTATTCCATGGAGGGCTTTGGAACGGATGCCGTCATTTACCTGAAGGTGGGTACAGCTCCTCTCCTGGACAGCAAGCACCGGGCAGCTATATTAACCCCTTCTTCTCTGTATATGCTATAGTAACGCATGTTGGATGAGTGCTAGGCCTACAGAATCACAATTAGAAcaacatttatctcatgcttgcACCAGAAGGACGTTTACAGTTCTCTGACGATCTGTTGTGTTTGTTCTTTCTTGGCTGTCATCTTTGGATCTATAAAGGGAGGTCATAGAAATGAGGCAAGAGATGAGATAAGTTTCAGTTGCGTCACCTGTTTGAGGATGCGAACGGCTTGGTCAGCAAAAGCCTTGGCCATGCCTGCTTTTAGCAGTTCCGTTTCCAGAACCTTCATCCTGGCTTCGTTGGGAAAATCCTTGATGAAGGTTCAGAGAATGGATGTGAAAGGGTGAGCTTTCTCACACTTGGCTGGCGCGACCCTGCATCTGTGCCTATGATAGACGGGCAACCGATGTTGCTTTTGACTGGGCTCGCTGACGGAGCTTAGCTAGCCAATCAAACACATTGATgttcctggggggggaggggctcagTTGCACCATAAGAGGCAGGAAATGCTTTAAAGAAGATTGTCAATCATTTTTTAATTGGAGAGCTgtagcacctccccccccctcccaattccaTAACAACCTGGTTGAAGCCAGTGTACAGAGGCCTGACATCGGGAGtgggggtttgggggaggggatcaGGATGATTTGACAGCGCTGGTAGTCGTGTACCGTTAGGCATTGCACTGCATTAAGGCCATGCCTGGAGGGGCAGCAAATCTGGTCCAATCTGGTCTTTCCCCAAACAAAAGGGAGACACAACAAGGAAGCCATCAGCAAGGACTTTGAAGCCATTCACCTGAAGCAAATTCCATTGTATTTTAGTGGAGCACCACAAACACAGCTGTTTGTGTGTAGTAAAagagtttaactttttttttttttttttaattgctgaaGTAGAATGGGTGATAGGTTGTGGCATTTTGCCCTGTCTCTAACGGAGACTGCGTGTGGATGAATCGCGAGCCCTGCGGTACCTGAATACGCACACAGGGAAGCAGAGGGTGGATTGACAGCTCCTGTGGCTCTTCAGCATTTCCTGAGGCTGGGGTTTACATGGTGCTGGTGGGTTGGGTGAATGGGGCTTAAGGCTTGTCGGATAGTGCTGAGTTTGATGCTGTGGAGAAGGGACTGAGTACCGCTATAGCCAAGGGCTTTTGAGTagaaatgtgtgtgggggggaaggtTTTAAGTTGAGGGATTTGTAGAGAAACAGAGGAATGCAAGCAGAAGGTCGTGGTTCGGTAAAGGTGGCAGGGCTGCCGTTCCCCATGGGCTTTGCTGTGGGATTTCTAAACTAAAAATGGGAGGCCCAGCAGTGAGCCAAAGCTATGGTTCCCCCTCTGAGAAGGAGGTGAGAGCTGTGAGCCCATGTTCCACTTCCAGGTCCCTttgatcctcagcagaggagagagagaagagcgaGCTGGCTCGGTgctaaaccttttccattttcttGTTTCAAGGCTTTGTCAACGGACTCGGTGGAACGCCTTCCGGTGTATAACAAGTCAGCCTGGAAGCATTACCAGCCCACGCAGGAggcagatgactggtgtgtgccCAGTACAGAGCCCAAGAACCTGTCCACCTATCGGATCAGCTAGGCAGGAAGCGCCCCATCTCCACCAAGCCCAACCTGAACATGGGAGGGAGAATCGCACAGCACCCATAAAACGATGAGCATGGACTGCAATTCACCTGCTGGCTAAGGAAGACGCCAGACACACGAGCGCTGAACATTCTGGCCAGCGAGGAGCCTGATTGCAACCGACAGGGTAGCTAGCGCTCTCCTAACAGACATTCAATTGCATGGAACTGACTTGGTTGTGAGCAGAGCCCCTGCGGTGAGAGAAGCTGCCAGGGGCCACTTTCTGAGCTGGTTTATCACTGTTTTGATTTCATGGTCCTTGCTATCACCACCCCTTCccaaagcctgtgtgtgtgtgcgcgtgcgtcAGATTGGGAACCTCCACAGCCAGAAGGGGAGAGGCTTGCACAAAGGCCTCAAGAGAGCTCCGGAAAGCAGGAGAGGAGCCCCCGTGAAAATACCCTGAATGCGGGTGCTGGAGAATGCAGGAGAAGTGTAGgaagtgggagagaggagagaacaaGACAATGTGAGCATGTTGGAGGCTTAACCTTAGGAAATGTGAAAGTCCGTGGTGGGTAGAACACAGCTGGACCAAATGTGCCAAAGCTCTCCTGAAAGGGGACAGAGCCTTAGAACCTAACATTTCTTTAAACTGAAAGCATTTCAGGAAATGACTTGCTCTGTCCCCTCCTATAGCCTCCCATTGTCTTATGATATTTGATCATGAGGAAATGAGGCTCTATGTACATGTGGGTATGCAGGTCTGTGCATGTGTGCTTAGGCCTCTGTAAATTTAGAGGAAAAAAGGTTATGTGTATAGGGGACCAGATGATTCCAGGAACTCCCTTTCACTCTCGCCTGGTCCTGAAGCATTCTGGGATCTGTAGTTCCACGTCTTAGGCCACATGCCTCAGCATGGTTTGGCATGGGAGTTTGAAGACCTGGACTGAATGAAATAGTTCCAGTGTTCATGGAGCTATCTGTTCAGTCTGTTTTAGGATGAGTAGAGTGATAGAGATGGTGTGAAGTAAAGAGGCATGGCCTAGGGTTGTTGGGGTGGAGAGTAGAGTTGAGGGAGAGAACTACAGGTGCCATATACTCTGAATACTTCAAGCTGCCTGTTGCTGAAAGCCGACAGGAGCCCCCAACATTGTGGCTCACATCGTCACTAACACCCCAGTCAGGGAAATACACTGTCTGCTGCCTCATTCATAAAAGGAtgtcttttcttctctgcctttGGGGGCACCCTGTGTTAAATCAGGCTCAAGGTTTTCCTGGCTGCCTTTCTGCTAGGCCCCAGAGCCTCTTGTGACCCTCCACCATGGCCCCAGCTGTGTTGAGagtattttccctgttctctgtgcTAGCCTGGAGTTCATGGTGTAGCGATTTTGCTTTGAGTGGAAACACCTACAACAGATGGCAGTGTCCCAGTCTGGAGCATCAGAAGAATGGAGCTGTGCATTGACCACCGCAGGCAGTGGCACGTGGAGGGGCAAGCCTGTTATTGTAGCTAACGACACTGACATTCCCGATACAAGGAAAACCAAAAATAACCTCTGGATACCCAAAATATTTCTCAGAGAATAGGATGCATCTGCTAGCGAATCAGCAGTGAGACCTGGTGGGCATTACATGACAATAGAGACTGTGCTGATGTGCTTtgtaaaagaaaacattaaaatgtttttcaaaagttttttttacCAAATATTTTTATTACCATTTTCTAAAAGTCCCCTTCTCTGGTAGGCTAGCATCGAGATTGTAGCCCTTGCCTTTTAGGTAGGTGAGAGGCCCAAGTATTCATTCATTCCAGTACTGGCAGTAgggcccataagaacataaattatcctgtactgggtcggaccaagggtccatcgagccctgtaTACTGGTTTCCAGCAGTGTCCAATGCAAGTCGCAGTTACCCGGCAAGTGCCCAGAcatgaaatagatcccatgctactcctTTGATATTTTCTGCCTGGTGTTTTCTGGTTCCCAGGTCTGGCAAGATGAGCTGTTATCTTGTAGGTTATTGGGGCAGTAAGGGTGGAAGCATTGGCGTCCTGGGTCCCTGTGTCTTTCCTGTCTGGTGATGTTACTGTGTGCCACGTTCTGTGATGTGAGTACCGTGCAGAGCCATTCGCTCTTCCAAGCATGCTGGTAGCATGCTAGCCTTTTCGCTGTCGTGAGTTTGCCATGAGAAGCAAATGTTTAAATGGCCACGCTTTGCCAAGACACCCAGACACATCCCAGGCTTCTGCAGCTGCCTGACTCTCCCGAGGAAGGACCCATATGTCAGTTCACTTCTGCTGCTAGAATTAGGCTCTTACCTAAGATCCTAAGCCTGTTTGCTCTGTGCTTTTGCTCTGTGAGCAGCCTGTTCTAATAATTGGGTTaacctgtgcctgtctgtctctctgtcctTCTTCCACCACTTTCTGTATTAACAGATCCAAGTGAATCAAATAGAAGCAGCACATCCTTGTACAGACCTAACGCAAATACTTTGGAATGTTTTTCTTTACTCACTGAAGTTCTTTTCTGTATTCCCAATCTCTGCTAATATGATTTTCTGTTTTGAATTTTACTTTGTTTTCTGGGTCTATCTCACTCTGTTTCTGTCCAGTATACCTTGCAATATCCCTGGACACCTTACCTCTTCTGGGCTTTTTATCCAGGAGGAAGTGAGGACAAGCAGAATAGTAGTTCTCACacattgggtgacatcatcatatggagcccggcacattgagcatgcccagcatgccactatccacacgcccacatggggtccctctccagtctcttcttTACCGCAGAGCTATCGTCTCACGGTTGTGGAGTTCATGCTCTTTTTTTGGTATTGGAAAGCTTTTTCCCGATCAATTCATTGATTTTTCCTGTGTTGGGTCCCTCTTCATCCCCCGGCTTAGTTTATCGGGCGGCACTGTAAGTTTTTCTCCTTCTGTGTGGTTGATTCCCAGTGGTTCTTCTCTTCGGTGGCTGCTGGTAATCAACTGCGGGCCGGGCCCTTTTATTGTAATGGCATCGTCTGGTTTCATTGGTGCCCCCGGACCATGGTCCTCATGGATCCACATGAggtgtgcatcctctgcctggggacatCGCACGACGTTCGGGGGTGTCAATTTTGCGACCAGATGATCCCCAAGGGTTGGTGTGCCCGCCATGaaaaaatggagaagctttttggttCAAAGAAATCTGAACTCTCCTCCGGTGTTGGGGGCATCAACTCCAAAGGGCTGAAGAGAACtgatggacactgagccatcaCTGTTCACCTCTCTGTGGAGCCTTCGATGGAGAGGGGTGCCAGGGTTTAGCCGTAGTCTGTCTCTTCAAGGTCCAGGACGTCAGAATAGTCTCCTTCTTccttggtgctggggaaagacagGACTGAGCACCATGGGAAGTCCTGGAAGCATCACCACTGGTCTCTGTCCTTGCACAGCACTAGGCTCGGGTTGGCATTAGCGCCTGCTTTGATGCCCCCGAAGTGACCCCGCGGAGAGGAGGCACTGTCCTCCATCAAacccgggagtcccaggcatttcccaccgatatcggtgccgggcatCGATCTCCCTCGGGGCTCTGAGGGCGATATAGTGACACCTCCCCCTCCTCAGTCCATTCTGTCTTCGGTGGATTTCCAAGAAGAGTTGGAATGCAGGATACAATCGGCATTTGTTCGAACCCTGCAGGGCAATGAACCGCCAGCCCCAACAGTGCTTCCACTGGTGCTAGAGCCTGCACCCTCAATGTTAGCACCGCTGCTGGAGCACCTCAATGTTCTTCTGGGCATCCTCCCTAAGCCGCTGCCAGTGCCTGGGGGTCCATCGATGCCCCAGCGGCTACTGTTGATGGGTGCGATTCCCATCATGAATTCCTCCTCTAAGGAAGGCCCGACGCAGTCTGGCACCATTGAAGCCATGATTCCGTGGCCTGCATTGCCTGGTCTGGTTCCGGGTTCTTCAGGGGCCTCGATGCCCGCGCTGCCCAAGCCAAGGGGCTTGGGCAGGGGCTCACCATTGATGTCTCCGGACGATCTTAGTGAGGAAGTGGGGGTATGATACGCCTAAGTCTTCATCTGATGACTCGTGGGATCTCTCAGACCCGTCTCCTCCGGAGGAGTGGTGCTATTCCCCGCCTGGGAACCTGACATTTGCGGGGTTTGTCTGGGCCATGGCAGAAACCATTCCGTTTCAGCTTCTGACGGAAGAGAATgtcaggcataaaatgctggaggttctccagtttgtctATTCCACAAAGGAGATGGAGGCTGTTCCTGACCATGAGCTCTTCAAGGAGATACTCCTTAGGATTTGGGAATCTGGAAAGATCTCTATGTGAGTGTACGCATCCTTTAAAtcaagagagcatagccagtcccctttttgtaggaggggaatcagggtgcccaagggaatcatcttgaacttttctttttttagaaacttgttcaaagccctcaggtctaggatgggatggagtaaACCCCCCCCTGTTCTcgttggaatcaggaagtactgggaatagaatccctgcccGCTTGTCCCTGGTGGGACAGGCTCGACCGCTCTAGCCATTAAGAGGGCGGAGAGTTCCCGTAGAAGTACCGCCTGATGAACTGTTGGCCCCTAAAAGGGGCACGGAGGAGAAGTTGGCGGGATAATTGGTTCCCTTGGCAGATGATGGATAGAACCCACTagtctgaggttacactgggccaccgaTCATCCAGCTGCCCGTACCCGACTGGGGGGTCCAGCATCTTGGGTACGGGCAGCTGGATGATGCTCCCttcgatccagtcaaaaccccatcctggGATTTGGCTGGGGTGCCGGCTGGGGCTTAGGAGCTCGCTGCTGCCTGGAACGACCGTGAGAGCTCACCCCCTGTGAACAGGAGCAAGGGGCCGGAGGCTTGTACTTCCTCTGGCAGTAGAAAGACCTCCTCTGAACCAGCTTCGCAGACCTCCTGGCTGAAAAGGGCAGGTCCAAAGTGCTGgtggagagatgctggagggtctcatgatgatcctgcAACTGGGCCACCGCGTCCCTCagcttatctctgaagagattctctcctgtgcctGGCAggtcagcaagtctttcctgtacctctggtcggagattcgaggcccgcagccatgccattccgTGGGTGcagattcccgctgcagagactcttgcTGCCATCTTGAAAACATTGTAGATGAAGCGCACCTCGTGctttccgcactccaggccctgacgCACCAGCGACagaaaggtgtcttgctgctgttgaggaagCTGCTCGGCTGCCTCCTGCACCAGAGGTTGCAAgaatattggctcatgtagagcagGTAGGAGacaatgcaggcaatgagcatagccCCCTGAAAAGCTTTTATCTCAAGGGCGTCCAGTGTTCTATGCTTTCTCACTGGGGGCACCGAGGCATGGGTCTGAGAGTGCTTGACCTTGAGAGCGGATTCGACCACTGCTGATTGGTGTGCCAGCTGATGCTTGTCGAATCCAGTAGCCTGTTAGATGAGGTAAACCCCGTCCGCCTTCCTGGTAACAGGAGGAACTGTgagggggtgctcccaaatcctcaacagcaactcccTAAAGATCTTGTGCACCAGGACTGCCAcgatctctttaggagcctccagAAACTGGAAGATCTCCAGCATTTTG
Proteins encoded in this region:
- the PDK2 gene encoding pyruvate dehydrogenase kinase, isozyme 2; this translates as MKMRFVRYLMKNAALAGAGAPKHVDHFSKFSPSPLSMKQFLDFGSSNACEKTSFVFLRQELPVRLANIMKEINLLPDRLLGTPSVQLVQSWYVQSLLDILEFLHKSPEDQGTLGNFTDALITIRNRHNDVVPTMAQGVIEYKEAFGDDPVTNQNIQYFLDRFYLSRISIRMLINQHTLIFDGAMNPAHPKHIGSIDPNCDVTEVVKDAYDMAKMLCDKYYLSSPELEIQEVNANNARQPIRIVYVPSHLYHMLFELFKNAMRATVESQESSLSLPPIKVMVALGGEDVAIKMSDRGGGVPLRKIERLFSYMYSTAPTPQPGTGGTPLAGFGYGLPISRLYAKYFQGDLQLYSMEGFGTDAVIYLKALSTDSVERLPVYNKSAWKHYQPTQEADDWCVPSTEPKNLSTYRIS